A stretch of DNA from Leopardus geoffroyi isolate Oge1 chromosome B3, O.geoffroyi_Oge1_pat1.0, whole genome shotgun sequence:
aggTTGATCAGTTGAAGATAGAATTAGTGAATTAGGAAATTGATATGTCTAAAGAAATAACAAtacagtgctgaaagaaaaggatatagaaaatatgaaacatattAAGAGAAGTGGAGCATAGAATGAGAAGCTATAACATATGTCTGTAATACCTGCCGGGAATCCACCTAGGCTCAATTAAACATTCAGACTTAATGTTTTGAGGTCATACCAAGCAAGCACCAGTGGACCCAGAAGGAACAGCTTGCCCCCAGGGCAGTGTCAGCTTTTGAAGCAATTGAGCTCAGCTGTAGGAAGTTAAAATCCACATCGAGTGGTTGTAGGAATCCAAGCTTAAAGTATTATGCCTTAAAGGAGCAAGTCTTTCTGTAACATGACCATAAGTATGGTTTCCAGAGTCCTGTAAGGGACATCCCAATTATGGGAATCGCTAAACTCAAGAAAGCCAGACTGTGGTGTCCCCATCATGTATTCATTGCTCATTTATAGTTCTCTCCAGTTCAGATGTAGTTTGCCAGTGAAGAGGTTGTGTGTATCCTAAGTAATGTAACCTAGCAGTAAAGTTGACATTCTGCCTTTATCAGGCTTCCAGAGGAACAGAGGTAGAGTTAAGTGAAGGTCAGTCTTGTGTACAGGGGGGAAAAGGTTTCATTTACTCTGCATAGTTTCTAGTCAGAGTCttcagaaaaaatagagaaaatgaaggaaagccaGTATTTAAATATCTATTAGCTTTAGGTTTTATAGAAATAGTGAGAAACAGATTTGCAGAATTGCTTCTGGGGAAGCAAAACACATTCCAAGCAGAATAAGTAAGAAATTCATACCTATCCACATTATAATTAAACCGCAGAACACCAAAGATAAGAGGCCACTGGTGCTCTGGTCAGCAGCCagctttgtgctcacagctgtCAGCTAGCATCTATTCCAGCCATTTGAGTTCATCATTTTGAACTATGCAGCCCGGTCAAGGCTCTAGATGAGTACATCCCAATTGGTATCACATGGAACAGAAAGGACTGCTCAAGTGTGCCCAAACCACAAACTGGCGAGAGATAACCAGTGGTGTTGGTTTTAAGCAAAGAAGTGTTGGGATAGTTTGCTATGTAGTGATagataactgaaatatttttcagatagaaaactcaaaagcatCTGTAGAATAGTTAATACAAATAAGAGAGTTTACTTAGTAAAGAAGCCGGCTGTAAGAGAAATATACAGGATCAATGATCTCCCTATAGTTCACGTATAGTACCATAGCATTGTGAGACAGCTAAGACCAAGGTAGCTAAGCTACATTGGACTCCTTTGGTGGTCCctgacaagctaattctaaaatctATGTGGAAGTGCAAAAGCCCAAGAATGGCCAAGACCACTGAAGAAGTAGAAGAACATATGTGATATCAAGAATTATTGTCATATTCTCTTGCCTCAGGGATAAATGGACCATAGGAACAAAATAGCGAACCTAAAAACAGTCCAGTTATATATGAAACTTGTATGACAGAAGTGGCATGGCAGTTAGGGCGGGGTGGGGTGTAGGGTAAACTACTTAATAAAAGGCTACTCCTGGGACCATTGGATATCCAAGTGGGAAAATCTAATctaccttatatatatatatatatatatatatatatatatatatatatatatatatattatatacagaaatctattctAGGTGAGTCACAGATTTAAATGTGAAAGCAAAACCTtcaaacttttagaagaaaggaTAGGATAATTTTTCTCAGAGTGAGGATTTGTCAGAACCTGAAAATGCTAACcagaatgttaaaaattattaaagccaATTATATCAAAATTTAGAACATCTGTTCGTAAAGATATCACAGTAAAGTGAAAATTCAGCTCCTAAACTGAGAGGAAGACATTTGCAACATATTTGACTAAAACAAATGGATGAACAGTGGAATGTGCACAGTAGTGAAAATGCGTAAAGCAGTGAAAATGacaacttcaggggcacctgggtggctcagtcggttgagtgtccgagttCAGCcttggtcgtgatctcactgttcccaagtttgagccccccacgttgggctctgtgctcacagctcagagcctggagcctgtttcaaattctgtgtctccctctgtctctcagctcctaccccactcacacacactctctctctctctaaaaaataaacattaaaaaaagtaaaatgactgAACATCTATAAGCAATGCCATGGATGAATCTTGGAAATGctattttgaatggaaaaaaaaaaacacctcaaaagaCGTATCACTttgtagtatttaaaaataagcaaaactagaCAGAGTGGTTTTGAAGCATAATCTAGTTggaataaaaacttcaaaaaaagtgaTAAAGAGAATTTAGTATGATGGTTACCTCTTGGGGGAGAGCCAGGAGTGGGAaatggggaaggaacagaggtaAATAGAAGCTGTTACTGTTCTAATTACTGGGTTAAATTATGAgcttataatgtttattatactttataactaatatatattatatataatcttttgtgtgctttttatatttaagataatttaaaatgatgCATAGATAACtaagacatttttaataatagtttGGCAATATACTGAATATAAAGGAAGATCTAATTTCTGCTTTTCTATGTACATTTAGATAATCCTGGCACAGTGTTATCTGAGatgatgatttctttttagtAAAGAAGGTTAAATTTTTCTCAAGTGGTTCTCATGTTCGACTTTTCTTACCTGTTTAGAAGATATTTTCGTTTCAGGATTTATCagttaaaatttccttttagaatCTGTATTTTGAAACATACGGGTATTCTTAAAAGCcatttaaatactgaaaaatttCTGGTAATTgtgcttcttttgttttattagctCCAGTGCCCTTTTCCAGCACATCACTGCATTATTTGAATGCAGTATGGCAGCTATTATCACCTTACTTGTGAGCGATCCGGTTGGTGTTCTTTATATCCGTTCGTGTCGAGTACTGATGCTTTCTGATTGGTACACGATGCTTTACAACCCGAGTCCCGATTACGTTACCACAGTGCACTGTACTCATGAAGCTGTCTACCCGCTGTGAGTATTTATATAGACttaagatcattttaaaaatgataattatagaTTGTATTCAGTTCAACAGATTGAGCATCGAAAAATGGCTTCTAGGCACTGGGGGAGATGTACAgaaatgattttcttctcttaggGATACATAGTCTgatagaaggaaacagaaatacaTCTTAGTATAATACAAGTCAAAGTATTTTTGTAGTTGGTGTTGAAGTGTGTAAACCATTTCTAAAATAAGCCAtagatgtttctttaaaaagaattcttaggAAGACCTTTAGGATATGCAGCAGAGAAGCAATATCTGACATAGAGGAAAGAGTATGGGTTCCGGAGCTAAAAACAAGCTTGAGTGTGAATCCCGAGCTGCTGTGGTAACGTGACCATGTTAAGAGCCTCTTgtaacctcagttttcccattggTAGAAATGGGAATAATGTTATAAGGTGActgggaggattaaataaatCTACACGTATCAGATACCACGTGCAGTGCCTTACGTACAGGAAGCACTTAATAAAATAGTAGCCGGCATTAGGAGAGTGCCGGAGTTaatgttccttgtttttttttctgaaacagatGTTTGTAATTTCCatgagaatattttgttttaaaaataccaaattcaGAAGACTATATTAGCCCAGACTACTTCGCTTTTAGAATTTCTCTTTGTGTTCATTTTGACGTTTTTCTTGGTAAAGCTCTAATATAACAGTCTGGTGTTTATATTCTCATAGTTGTAGCAAGTTACCGTTACATAATATGCTCAAGAAAATAGTCCTTTTTGTGTAGGTTCTTAAGAGTACTAAGTGTGAAAAATAGCCATGCACATGTGTGGAAAaggtcattaaaaaaacataagttCTAGATACAGGGATAAGAAAATCTTTCCACCTGCCTACCGTTAAGtcctataaattatttatttcctgtgtatatactgtctctgtctctttatgtacatgtaatttatatataagactgcatataaaacactgataatgTGTTCTTTGTTGCTTTCATAGAGCTGTAACTCTCAGCTTTGATTCATCTCTTCTCATATACTCTCCTGGGGACTGCAGAACTTAACCTGCTCTTTAGAAAGCTTAATAAATGCATCAGATATACATATAACcatcttatttaaaacaaaatcagactCATTTACTGCTGGTCACATATATAGTGTTTTTTCTATCTGTAAAGCACATAGTAGGAgagtcaaaaaatagaaatggcaaaTAGGTGCTCTCGGCCCTCATTCTGCAGCCTTAACAGCCACATCCTCACACAACTTCACTGATTATGACATTTTCCATCTGTTCACCATCTTTGAATTAAGTGGATTCTTTTTCTCAGTAGCTTTACCAATAGTCACTGTGCAGTGGCCTGTCTGTGTTATTGTATCAATCATACAAAACAGTGGTTTTTGAAATTACAAGAagattttataatattaacattgggtttatacatattttttacttcACATAGGCATTTAAATGTAGCTATATGACCAGACTGGGGCTGAACATTTCAAAAAGCAGCAGGACTACacggggctcctggctggctcagtcagaagagcatgcgactcttgatctcagggttgtgagttcaagccccacattgggtgtggagattgctgaaaaataaaaaaagctgcaGGACTACCAAAagttatagtaattttttttcttttgtgagtcAACAAAACGGTACAAAATTATCAGAAACCTTTTGGAACACTGTTACATTGACTAATGGAGGCTGTTTTCTCCATTGGTGGTATATATAAGCTAGTTCCATACAAACTGAAAAATGCCCAGATACTTTACTGATAGTTACAGTTTTGAGAGGAACTTGATTAGATGAGACATGGAAAAGCATGCAAATTTCTATTATTAGAAACTTACTGTAAAAAACGTTTACATTGCTAAAACCTTATTTATGAGTTACTGAAAATGAGCAATAAATACTGTTGTAACAGAAATTAGCTTGTCAGATTTATCCTATCCCCATATATAGGAGGCATGgctgaaggtggggtgggggcaggtggaaggTAGGGAGTGGGATACAGGGTGGGATACAGGTGTCTGCTTCCAGAGACTGGTTTCCTGGTTCATTAGGAGAGTGACTCACGGTAGTTTTCTTCTGATTAAAATAATCGTCTTTTTGGCACTTTTATGGAACTACAAGTTGCAGGAATagacagattttattttgttttgatgtgtTGGTAGGGTGTAGCCTAACAGGACAAAATTCCTCATCTAAGGAGGTCATATAATAATGTGTTGCAATTAGGGCAGCTGGGCTGAACCTAAAAGCTGTCATGGGAGCACAGGGATGCAGTATGATTATGCTGTGTGGAGAGGAGGCTTGTGGTCTGTGTTCTGAAGGCTCCTGTGCTTCCTGTGACTCGCCCCTGCGTAGGGAGGGGTTTGGGTATTCAGATAGTAAAAAATGATCTGAAAGACTTCACGAACAGGAGGTTAGAACTATGtgcatagaggggcgcctgggtggtgcagtcggttaagcgtccgacttcagccaggtcacgatctcgcggtccgtgagttcgagccccgcgtcgggctctgggctgatggctcagagcctggagcctgtttccgattctgtgtctccctctctctctgcccctcccccgttcatgctctgtctctctctgtcccaaaaataaataaacgttgaaaaaaaaaaaaattaaaaaaaaaaaaaaaaaagaactatgtgCATAGAAATCCCATTATTCAAAATAAAGAGCTACAAACTATGGCCTGGTGATATAGagagatatttttacatttttcttgagATAAAACTACATCgtaatacatttgaaaaacagaaaaagcatacaaaagtaaaataatatgtagTTCCGTTTCTTCAGATGACCGCTGTTAAAAAAGTTGtctttccagtttcattctgaatgtgtgtatatgttttttaaaggatattaagGTGAAACTATATACATGGTTTTTGTAACCTTTTCTTGTCACTTCATGTTTTAGGCACAGTTGCTTTTGTCCTTAGTATTTCTTCCATAACCTGATTTTTAATGGCCACGTGCTATTCCAACAtgaatgtactttaaaatttaatttcctaatGTTGAGTATGTATTTTCTTCCTGAATTGTCCTTATTACGTGATTCAATAAAAATCCTTGTTTGTGAAGTTTGTGAACAGTCCCTGATTGTTTTCCTTGGATGAGTTTCTGCAAGTAAAAGTGCTGAGTCACAGAGTGTaaacatttttggaatttttGATCCATGTTTCTGAACTGCGCATTGGAAAGGAAGCAGCATACACTTTCCAGCAGTGTGTGAGTCTTTTTGGCCAACCCTCCCCTAGTCTGAATATTCAATAGGTTGACTTAACGcactttttaaaccttttttagCATCTTCGATTTTAAATTGATCAGTAATAGATACATTTTTGGTGTCACGATTCCGTTTTTTATTTCACAGATACACCATCGTATTCATCTATTATGCATTCTGCCTGGTATTGATGATGCTGCTCCGACCCCTTCTGGTAAAGAAGATCGCCTGTGGCTTAGGAAAGTCTGATcgatttaaaagtatttatgctGCACTTTACTTCTTCCCGATTTTAACTGTGCTTCAGGCAGTTGGCGGAGGCCTTTTATGTAAGTTTGATGGGTCAAGTCAGtgaaatatgttaatttttatatgtgataAACAGTGTTTTCTCTAAGtataattttgtatctttttctttaaaatagcttttataatccctgaaaataatgtatttttgctAAAACATATAATAagtcttataaaaaaataaaaatgggtttcTTAGAATAGATATTATCAAGCTAATCAAAGCTGATTTCTATTTAGAGAATACTTTGTATCTGAGGCTTATAACCTCAGTAGGAATACTTTAAAAGCCTgagtataaattaaaaagaactggtttttgtatataatacatggaaattactgttgattttatatacacacacacacacacacacacacacgtgtgtatacacacacactagtaTGTACTACTTATCATTAAGTTACGTCTTTGGTTTCTGAGTTCCTTTATGAAATCCTTTTGGGTACGGTAAAAGAATCCTCAGTATACTCTTTAGTAtagctattcatttattcagcaactaTTTAGACTGAACTGTGActcaaaagaagaataagaagttGGTGCTAAAGAACTGACATACTACTAGGAAAGCTAGAAGTAGCTGAGAGAACACAGTATAGCACTTAACCTGAATATGTGCCATTGAATGTTGCAGGGATGTTAGATACCACCTTCTCTGTGGAGCCCACCAGGGTACAGAGGGCAAGGCTTCTGGCCTAAAAGAACTAGGCAAGACTGGGCGTCACTATATAGCTTGGTGATGAATTTGGCTCAAGATGAGGAAGGCACTGTGAAGGTGTGGCCAAGGGAAGAGGAAATTGGAGATTAGTCAGGGGTCTATTATCCCTCATATTCTAGTTACAGATCTATTGTTTCCATTGGGCCTGCATagtatttgaaaatgtatatttccTTCTAGCTCTTACCAttccctgttttagttttggcCCACTTCAGTTGTTTACTTGCCTGGCCGGCCTCTATAGGGGTTTGAGGTCACTATTCTTGCTCTAGAGAATAGGGTCCTACTCTTTAAGGATTTTAGGCAGAAGAGTGACACGCCTAGGTTTGCATTTTGGAAAGAGAACTTGGTAACAGTGTGGAGGGTGGATTGGTAGGGGAAGAGAACCTGGGGATCAGTGAAGAGGTTATTGCAGCTAGCCAAGTCTGTCTgacctaacacagagaaacactgGGAATGGAGAGCTGCTTTAAAGATAGATTTAACTAGATTACGTAACTGATTAAACATAGGCGTGACAGAGCGAGAGGAGAATATGatagatagctttttttttttttttttttttttgagtgcacaagttggggagaggggcagagggagagagatagagagaatcttaagcaggctcatgTTCAGcagagcctgggatcatgacctgatcccagACCTGGgatcaatgcagggcttgatcccacgaccctgggatcatgacctgagctgaaatcaagagtcagacactcaactgactgagccacccaggtgcccccatagagTAGCTTTCTAACTTAGTAACTGGTGAATAGAGCAACAGTGAATATTAGAAAAAGCAAATTAGATATGTTGATGAGAAGTGAATTCAGTTGCAGGTATTCATGGAATATTCACAAGAGTACAGGTAATTATACTAGTCTGGTACTTGGGAGAGCTGTCTAGGAGAGAAAGATTTAAGAATTGTCAGCCTTCAAATCCCTGTGTCCTAACCTATGGATGGTGCTATTGTGTAGGACCTCTTGGTTAtaagaggagaaaaggggaaaaagctGTGAAAAGTCTGCCAGGGTTTGGGAAGTTAGCCCAAGGAGACTGCCAGACACCATTGCTTCATATACTGTACCTGCCTACATTGAAAAATgccttttctggggcacctgggtggctcagttggtcgagcattggatttcagctcagctcatgatctcaaggttcatgggtttgagccccatgtggggctctgtgctgacagcctggagcctccttcagattctgtgtctctctctatctctgcccttctgccactcgcagtctgtctctttctctctcaaagataaacattaattttttttttttaaagaaaaatgctttttctcaCAGTGAGTGATCATTTTGTTAACAAGCCCCTGCTCAAAACACATTCGTTGTGAGGATAGAGGAGTCAGTGTTCACTTGCAGTAAATATAAATTCATGAAGGCTCCTGAGATTAGTCACAGAGGACATTATACGAAGTCATAATtttatgataatgaaaaaaatagataattttttgtGGGGGTGTCTTAGTCGTTTCAGACGGCTGTTACAATACTATATGTGGCTTGCAAACGACAGAAACTTTTTCTCCTTGTTCTGGAGAATGGGAAGTCCAAGagcaaggcaccagcagatttggtgtctgggtAAGAGCCCACTGTGTCCTCCgtggcaggaggggagggagctctctggggtctctgttttgagggcactaattccattcacgAGAGCTCTGCCCTCATGtccccatcacctcccaaaggccccacctgtACCCTCACGTTGCaagttaggatttcaacaggagaatttgggggggacacaaactTTCTGTTCATAACAAGGAGAAACAGAAGTCTGAGCAAAGTAGAGCAGCAAGCATCCTCTGGTAGGTAGCTTAAGAGATACTTGGGTCTAGGGAGAGAGGCCCTGGAATTATTAGAGGCCTGTGACAAACTTTTACCTACTTAGAAATATTATTGaagcccgtttttttttttttttttttttaattttttttttttttttcaacgtttatttatttttgggacagagagagacagagcatgaacgggggaggggcagagagagagggagacacagaatcggaaacaggctccaggctcggagccatcagcccagagcccgacgcggggctcgaactcacagaccgcgagatcgtgacctggctgaagtcggacgcttaaccgactgcgccacccaggcgccccttgaagccCGTTTTTAAGCGTGATCTGTATCTGAACTACCAGGGGAACTAAAATGTAGATTCTCGGCACCCCCATCCCCCGGCCTAGTTGCtcaaaatcttaaattattttatatcctaGAGTAAGAACCATGCCTGAGCCCAAGACCACCCTCCACTCCCCACAAATTTAGGCCTTGTTAGAAGTTTCCTCTTACCTCAGATGGCTTTTTACTACTCTGTCTTAAATTTGTATCGCTATCAACATTGTTTacctatttataaatatttataaatgaattgtTTGTTGAGGATGCTTATCACTGTTTATAAactaaaatattctaaatgtcAAAAAGGTACTTACTTAGTAAGTTGGAATCGGGCCTGTATAGATAATTCCGAGTTTCTGCCTTCTGCATTCTGAATTAACATTTGAAATTCTTCTAGACGGGTTCCATTGCAATGTAAAATGATAAGTGGTTTCATAAAttgaagttgttttaaaataattatatgaaaaataattcaagatttctttttctcaatttgCTCATTTTAGTGTGCtgtaaattgaaaacattttaagagaaagatagtattttgtaagaaaaaaaatttgcttcAAGTAGAAATAGCTAGAATTTTGACATAAAGAatattggaggggcacctgggtggctcagttggttaagtgtctgacttcagctcaggtcgtgatctcacaatttgtgagttcaagccccgtgtcgtgctctgtactgacagcttggagcctggagctagcttctgattctgtgtctatctctctctctctctctctctctctctctctctctgcccctccgctgctcatgctgtgtctctctctctgtctcaaaaataaacaaacattaaaaaaaaagaaaaagaatattggaTGATCCATTTATCCTTTGAGGTTTGTTGATACATGAACTTTTCTAAAGAGTAATTAAAACTGAATAACTGTTATATTTAGCATTTCTCAACCAAAGTCCTCCACCTGGAtcatgaaacaaaattatttgagTATTTTCTCAATCCTCCCAAGTCAAGTTTGGTACATACTAGTATCATTCTAGATGCATAGATGGAAGTTAATTCTTTACATTCAGTGGATGCCTTAAGGCAGGGGTCTTCAAAGCTAGGCCAAggattgttttacatttttttaatgttttatttattttgaggggtggggagaggggcagagaaagggagagagagaattcccaagcaggctctgtgctgtcagtgcagacatggggctctatctcaccattcactttgtgagatcatgacctgagctgaaaccaagagttggacgcctaactgactgagccacccagatgccccaagttttgcatttttaaatggtacGGGAAAAAAAGTAGTTAATTCTTAACATGTTAAAATTACATgaagtttgggttttgttgtttataaagttttattggaacatagccacacccattcatttatgtattgtctggcTGCTTCCCACTGTAACAGGGACTTGGGTGATTGAGACAGATACTGTATGGTCCACAAAGCCAAacatatttactctctggctgttttcagaaagtttgctgacccctttTAGGGCATTAGGGCTTAAGTCTCTCATGGGACTGGTTGAGAAAGTTTTCAACTATGGGGAGAATTAtactgtttcaatttttttgatgttttattcaaaatatttaattttcaatataatacccatgtttgtttttcagattatgCCTTTCCATACATTATATTAGTATTATCTTTGGTTACTCTGGCTGTGTACATGTCGGCTTCTGAAATAGAGGTAGGaaaccttttttcctttgttaacaggttgtttgtttgttttttaaatagatttgaCAACTGAATAGGAAAATAGTACATAAATAGTACTCCTGATTGTTGTAATCCTGTAATCCTTGGTGAATGGCACTCAGTAGCTATTAGCTGGTTATTCAGTTTATAAAAGGTTGTATGTTACACTGTATATGCTTGGGAAGTCAGTGAAGTAGTAGGCTCAACTATTCAGCATCTTGGAGAAAAAAACTATCATTTCACAAAATTGACCCACatagaaaatgtttaattattgaaATGTTGAAAGTTGTTAACACTATTTTGAAGGGaacataaaatactttattgtatgtagaattaattttacattttattttataatgatgaCTAAGTCatcaataattatatacattCCATACCCTTCTATATTTTGTTCCCAATTTTATCTTCTTGATTATGGATGTTTACTTTCGCACTCTAATATCTAAGATTTTGGTGATTTGAAAGAACTTAATAGTCACATTAGTTTTGATACTGTTCCTGTTTTGAGATCTCCATTTTGTGCCTCTTTTTAGTGTTTCAGTGGAAGGCCACTGTTTGAAAGAACTCTTTGAGTTATTCCTTTAACTTGAAAGGAATAAAAGTGTAAAGTGTCTTAGTTCTCGTCCATCCTGCTTGCTAGTCTAGTGCCTGGGCACTGTCTTCAACCGCGTACTGCGGTCGATAAGATGTGTGCtttctcttaattctttctttaaaaaagttctaGAGTTCAGAGACTATTTTGGAGTCCTTGTTGTTGCTCTTTTTTCTGTTATGTTACCGAAAGAATGAGAGGGAATGGCTTTCAGGTAGAATAATAGAGGAAatacacagaatatttttatggtgattcaaatgttttcatttgtatacTGTCCCCATTTCTCCTTTGTAATCTTTAATCAACATTACAAGGTGTTTAAAGAAGATAAACGACTTCATTTTGTCACTTTTATCAACTCTAGGGAAAGACTTGAAGGAGGAAATGATtggatatttcaataaaataaagcttttaaattcTTGTTTATTATCTACAACTACTGTGGATAGTTAAATCAGCTTGAAACTTATTTCTCTGCCCCAGGAATCtctcatgtataaaatgtttgTGTACTTCAGTTAGACTCTATAATGAATCAGAAACAGGGACGtgaatcaggaaaagaaaacctaattCTAGATGAGTTGATGAATTGTTTAATAAGAGAAAGTTGGTAACTAACCTACTGCAAATTACATTTCAGTATGTTTAATAGCACCTTCAGATACTACTTTTATAATAACTTGGTCCCTCCAATTTCTACATATTACAGAactgttttaaagatgaaaggaaaTCACAGTGTTCATAGGTCATTTCTGTTCCCTTCTAATTATGCAGGCAGCAGACTCGAGGAATACTAGAGACTGAGGAAGTTGGGTGTATGTACCTCCTACTTCCCACCTGTAACCCTCAGCTACAGTGGATCAGGGCAGGAAGCAGGCACATAGTATGGGATTCCCTTCTAGTTCCTATCTCTCAGAAGAAACTGGAGTGTTTCCAGTGTTGAATGCTGGTGTGGACTAGAACTTAAGAGACATGGGCTCCTGTCTTGGTGCTGTCCCGGGAGTGCTTATATGGCTATaggaagcctcagtttccagtttcctcatctgtaaactcgTAGCTAGAATGAGTGATTTCTTAGGTCCTTTTTAGGTCAAACATTGTGTAATTCTGAGGTTAAGATTTTGTGtggaaacaatatattttatttttgaagtattaacatacagtgttctattagtttcaggtgtacaatataattactcaacaagtctata
This window harbors:
- the LOC123583926 gene encoding JNK1/MAPK8-associated membrane protein isoform X2, encoding MACLGLYCGKTLLFKNGSTEIYGECGVCPRGQRTNAQKYCQPCTESPELYDWLYLGFMAMLPLVLHWFFIEWYSGKKSSSALFQHITALFECSMAAIITLLVSDPVGVLYIRSCRVLMLSDWYTMLYNPSPDYVTTVHCTHEAVYPLYTIVFIYYAFCLVLMMLLRPLLVKKIACGLGKSDRFKSIYAALYFFPILTVLQAVGGGLLYYAFPYIILVLSLVTLAVYMSASEIENCYDLLVRKKRLIVLFSHWLLHAYGIISISRVDKLEQDLPLLALVPTPALFYLFTAKFTEPSRILSEGANGH
- the LOC123583926 gene encoding JNK1/MAPK8-associated membrane protein isoform X3, with the translated sequence MAMLPLVLHWFFIEWYSGKKSSSALFQHITALFECSMAAIITLLVSDPVGVLYIRSCRVLMLSDWYTMLYNPSPDYVTTVHCTHEAVYPLYTIVFIYYAFCLVLMMLLRPLLVKKIACGLGKSDRFKSIYAALYFFPILTVLQAVGGGLLYYAFPYIILVLSLVTLAVYMSASEIENCYDLLVRKKRLIVLFSHWLLHAYGIISISRVDKLEQDLPLLALVPTPALFYLFTAKFTEPSRILSEGANGH